In Microbulbifer agarilyticus, the DNA window CACAGGCCCGCGCCAGCGCCATGGGCGCAAACACATTGGTGTGGAACTGCGCTTCCAGCGTGCGGGTATCCAGCTCCATCAGCGGGCCCATCTGGCCGTAACCGGCATTGTTGACCAGGATATCCAGGCGACCGTAGGCGGTCTTGATGGCGTGCACTACACGGTTGATATCCGCCTGGCTGTTTACGTCGAGGGATTCCGTGGCGATTCCAAGGTCCGCCAATTCCAGCAGGCTTTCGGCGCGCCGCGCAGTGGCAATCACAATGGTGCCACGGGCGTGCAGGGCTAGCGCCAGCTCGCGGCCGATACCACTGGAGCAACCGGTAATCAGTGCCACCCGATCAGGCACCACGTAACCGCGACCGATCTGCGCCAGGCTCTCGGCGGCGAACCCTTGATCGGAAGGGCGGAAGCGGTTGGCGGGTAGCTTGCTCACGTGTACTGCTCCAATAGTGCGCTCTATCTCAGTTGGCTGCTGGTCTCAGTTGGACGATTCTTGGGACGGCTTAAAGTAGGGGTTTTGGATCAGGCCAAATACGTTACCGAACGGATCGAGGAAACTGGCCATCAAGATACCCTCCCCGACATCGACAATTTCCCCATGCAGGCGGGCCCCGAGTTCGTTCATGCGCTCAACCTGTGCGGCGATGTCCGTTACTCCCCAGTAAGCCACCACACCGTCCGCGCGGCTGATCACGTTGCGCGCGCTGGGGTCGAGCCCCAGCTCAAAGCCGCCGACATTGAAACCTACATAGCATTCCGCATCAAAATACGGCTCGGTCTCAAGCA includes these proteins:
- a CDS encoding VOC family protein, giving the protein MSQFSGVQSVIYGVTDLQEAKAWYTTLLETEPYFDAECYVGFNVGGFELGLDPSARNVISRADGVVAYWGVTDIAAQVERMNELGARLHGEIVDVGEGILMASFLDPFGNVFGLIQNPYFKPSQESSN